A single Kribbella aluminosa DNA region contains:
- a CDS encoding ABC transporter ATP-binding protein, which yields MNVLKAVDDLPTHRRDARPLLEAQDLVKVFGTGVRAVSNVSLSVAPGETLGIVGESGCGKSTTAKMMLRLLTPDSGRVLFDGEDVHRMKRKKLKELRRRLQVVPQNPQTSLNPRLSIGESIDFNMAASGYARSARQRRIPELLDRVGLDPSYGDRYPHQLSGGQLQRAAIARALATEPELVVCDEAVSALDKSVQAQVLNLLSELQTELGLAYLFISHDLAVVEHISDRVAVMYLGRVVEAGPAEQIWNDPRHPYNATLLSSTPGLNRSRIVLAGELPNPASPPSGCGFRTRCPLASEACATDWPVLTIRTPGHYASCIHQEPMALMPTLVTA from the coding sequence GTGAACGTCCTGAAGGCAGTGGACGACCTGCCGACCCACCGTCGTGACGCGAGGCCCCTTCTCGAGGCACAGGACCTGGTGAAGGTCTTTGGCACTGGGGTTCGAGCCGTGTCGAACGTGAGTCTCTCGGTCGCACCGGGCGAGACGCTCGGCATCGTCGGTGAGTCCGGTTGCGGCAAGTCGACCACAGCGAAGATGATGCTGCGCCTCCTCACTCCGGACTCCGGGCGGGTGCTCTTCGACGGGGAGGACGTCCATCGGATGAAGCGTAAGAAGCTCAAAGAGCTCCGTCGGCGGCTTCAGGTCGTTCCGCAGAATCCGCAGACCAGCCTCAACCCGCGCCTCAGCATCGGCGAGTCGATCGACTTCAACATGGCAGCCAGTGGCTATGCCCGCAGCGCCCGTCAACGGAGGATCCCGGAGCTTCTGGACCGAGTCGGCCTTGACCCCTCCTATGGCGACCGCTATCCCCACCAGTTGTCGGGCGGCCAGTTGCAGCGCGCTGCGATCGCTCGAGCCCTTGCCACTGAACCGGAGCTCGTGGTGTGCGACGAAGCTGTGAGCGCTCTGGACAAGTCGGTCCAGGCACAGGTGCTGAATCTGCTCTCGGAGCTCCAGACCGAGCTGGGGCTGGCCTACCTGTTCATCAGCCACGACCTTGCGGTCGTGGAGCACATCTCCGATCGGGTTGCCGTGATGTATCTGGGCAGGGTGGTCGAGGCCGGGCCGGCGGAGCAGATCTGGAACGACCCGCGCCACCCCTACAACGCGACCCTGCTCTCATCGACGCCCGGCCTCAACAGGTCCCGGATCGTCCTGGCTGGGGAGCTTCCGAACCCTGCTTCCCCGCCCAGCGGCTGTGGGTTCCGCACGCGATGCCCGCTTGCCTCGGAGGCGTGTGCCACCGACTGGCCCGTCCTGACCATCCGCACTCCGGGTCACTACGCATCCTGCATCCACCAGGAGCCGATGGCCCTCATGCCCACCCTGGTGACCGCCTGA
- a CDS encoding ABC transporter substrate-binding protein — translation MRALGGAAIASYKKIDDMTVSITSKGPDAHLDSDIVFLYIASPTALQKYGKDFAEHPVGTGPFVFQSLTRGQQATFTANKDYWGGAPKINKLVLKPMPDVSARLAALRSGEVNWAEAPNPDDIASLKSDGFQVFTNSYDHVWPWIFDLSYKPLSDPKVRRALNLAIDRETMAKELLKDTADPAYQIPAVANQAYDKGNDVYSYKLGEAKRLLAEAGYADGFTMSLSYPTSGSGNMQPGPMNQLIQADLAKIGVKVELKPIEWAAMLTSITTGKIPDQANAINISLTMLQESSWSMYFATNGYINVGHYSNPKVDKLLAQAQAEFHTTKRFQLYSQASKLIGADAPWLVVVNDRNPRVLGPDVHGFVQPKSWFVDLTTVSVGS, via the coding sequence GTGCGGGCCCTCGGCGGCGCAGCCATCGCTTCCTACAAGAAGATCGACGACATGACGGTATCGATCACGTCGAAGGGACCGGACGCCCATCTCGACTCCGACATCGTGTTCCTCTACATCGCCAGCCCGACTGCCCTCCAGAAGTACGGCAAGGACTTTGCCGAGCACCCGGTCGGTACCGGTCCTTTCGTCTTCCAATCCCTCACCCGTGGGCAGCAGGCGACCTTCACGGCCAACAAGGACTACTGGGGAGGTGCCCCGAAGATCAACAAGCTCGTCCTCAAGCCGATGCCCGACGTCTCCGCCCGACTGGCCGCGCTGCGCTCGGGCGAGGTGAACTGGGCCGAAGCGCCGAACCCCGACGACATCGCCAGCCTGAAGTCCGACGGATTCCAGGTCTTCACGAACAGTTACGACCACGTCTGGCCCTGGATCTTCGACCTCTCGTACAAGCCGCTCAGCGACCCGAAGGTGCGACGGGCCCTCAACCTTGCGATCGACCGCGAGACGATGGCGAAGGAGCTCCTCAAGGACACGGCCGACCCGGCCTACCAGATCCCCGCCGTCGCCAACCAGGCCTACGACAAAGGGAACGACGTCTACTCCTACAAGCTTGGCGAGGCGAAAAGGCTCCTCGCCGAGGCGGGGTACGCCGACGGGTTCACGATGTCGCTCTCCTACCCGACCTCGGGGTCGGGCAACATGCAGCCGGGTCCGATGAACCAGCTCATCCAGGCTGACCTGGCAAAGATCGGTGTGAAGGTCGAGCTCAAGCCGATCGAGTGGGCCGCCATGCTGACGTCCATCACCACAGGGAAGATCCCGGACCAGGCGAACGCGATCAACATCTCGCTCACCATGCTCCAGGAGAGCTCGTGGTCGATGTACTTCGCCACCAACGGCTACATCAACGTCGGTCACTACTCCAATCCGAAGGTCGACAAGCTCCTGGCCCAGGCGCAGGCGGAGTTCCACACCACCAAGCGGTTCCAGCTCTACTCCCAGGCGAGCAAGCTCATCGGAGCTGACGCGCCCTGGCTCGTCGTCGTCAACGACCGCAACCCCCGAGTCCTCGGCCCGGACGTCCACGGATTCGTCCAGCCGAAATCCTGGTTCGTCGACTTGACCACCGTTTCTGTCGGCAGCTGA
- a CDS encoding DNA gyrase/topoisomerase IV subunit B gives MAAPTPRSTEIDPTYNARNLLVLEGLEAVRKRPGMYIGSTDSRGLMHCLWEIIDNAVDEALAGHGERIDVVLHQDGSVEVRDQARGIPVDIEPKTKLSGVEVVFTKLHAGGKFGGGSYNASGGLHGVGASVVNALSARLDVEVDRGGTVWTTSFRRGVAGEFDAEGAAAGFTPAKGLRKAGRAKRGVTGTRIRYWADRQIFTKDAAFNYDELVTRARQTSFLVPGLELVIRDERGEEATEETFKHDGGISEFCEFLATDQKVTEVIRLAGTGHFTETVPMLDDAGHMTPTDVERDLEVDIAVRWGDGYETELRSFVNIVATPKGGTHVAGFERALSKSFTNALDGTRLLKNGEEIIKDDVLEGLTAVVTVRLAEPQFDGQTKEVLGTPAASRIVAKVVQTELESFLTSTKREFKAQARAVLEKVVAASRTRVAARQHRELQRRKTALESSALPAKLADCRSNDVDRSELFIVEGDSALGTAKLARSSEFQALLPIRGKILNVQKASVGDMLKNVECASIIQVVGAGSGRTFDLEQARYGKIIFMADADSDGAHIRTLLATLFFRYMRPMVEAGRVYTAVPPLHRFELTNPKKGQDKYLYTYSDAEYQRKTAELMKKGVRWKEPPQRYKGLGEMDADQLAETTMDPRHRTLRRITVDDVEAASQVFDLLMGNDVAPRKEFIVQGAYELDENRIDV, from the coding sequence GTGGCCGCCCCGACGCCTCGCAGTACCGAGATCGACCCGACGTACAACGCCCGCAACCTGCTCGTCCTCGAGGGACTCGAGGCCGTCCGGAAGCGGCCCGGCATGTACATCGGGTCGACGGACAGCCGCGGCCTGATGCACTGCCTGTGGGAGATCATCGACAACGCCGTCGACGAGGCCCTGGCCGGCCACGGCGAGCGGATCGATGTCGTGCTGCACCAGGACGGCTCGGTCGAGGTGCGCGACCAAGCCCGCGGCATCCCGGTCGACATCGAGCCGAAGACCAAGCTCAGCGGGGTGGAGGTCGTCTTCACCAAGCTGCACGCCGGCGGCAAGTTCGGCGGCGGGTCGTACAACGCCTCCGGCGGTCTGCACGGCGTCGGCGCGTCGGTGGTGAACGCGCTGTCCGCGCGGCTGGACGTCGAGGTCGACCGTGGCGGCACGGTCTGGACCACTTCGTTCCGGCGCGGTGTCGCCGGCGAGTTCGACGCCGAGGGAGCGGCCGCCGGGTTCACCCCGGCGAAGGGTCTGCGCAAGGCCGGCCGGGCGAAGCGCGGCGTCACCGGCACCCGGATCCGGTACTGGGCGGACCGGCAGATCTTCACCAAGGACGCCGCCTTCAACTACGACGAGCTGGTCACCCGGGCGCGGCAGACGTCGTTCCTGGTGCCCGGACTCGAGCTGGTGATCCGCGACGAGCGCGGCGAAGAGGCCACCGAGGAGACCTTCAAGCACGACGGCGGGATCAGCGAGTTCTGCGAGTTCCTGGCCACCGACCAGAAGGTCACCGAGGTGATCCGGCTGGCCGGAACCGGTCACTTCACCGAGACCGTGCCGATGCTCGACGACGCCGGCCACATGACGCCGACCGACGTCGAGCGGGACCTCGAGGTCGACATCGCGGTGCGCTGGGGCGACGGCTACGAGACCGAGCTGCGGTCGTTCGTGAACATCGTCGCGACGCCGAAGGGCGGCACGCACGTCGCCGGCTTCGAGCGGGCGCTGTCGAAGAGCTTCACGAACGCACTCGACGGCACCCGGCTGCTGAAGAACGGCGAGGAGATCATCAAGGACGACGTCCTCGAAGGTCTGACCGCGGTCGTCACGGTGCGGCTGGCCGAGCCGCAGTTCGACGGCCAGACCAAGGAAGTGCTCGGCACGCCGGCCGCCTCGCGGATCGTGGCGAAGGTGGTGCAGACCGAGCTGGAGTCGTTCCTGACCTCGACGAAGCGCGAGTTCAAGGCGCAGGCCCGCGCCGTGCTGGAGAAGGTCGTCGCGGCGTCCCGGACCCGGGTCGCCGCGCGCCAGCACCGCGAGCTGCAGCGCCGGAAGACCGCGCTGGAGTCGTCGGCGCTGCCGGCCAAACTGGCGGACTGCCGCAGCAACGACGTCGACCGGTCGGAGCTGTTCATCGTCGAGGGTGATTCGGCGCTCGGTACGGCGAAGCTGGCGCGGAGCTCGGAGTTCCAGGCGCTGCTGCCGATCCGCGGCAAGATCCTGAACGTGCAGAAGGCTTCCGTCGGCGACATGCTGAAGAACGTCGAGTGCGCCTCGATCATCCAGGTCGTCGGCGCCGGCTCCGGGCGGACCTTCGACCTCGAGCAGGCGCGGTACGGGAAGATCATCTTCATGGCCGACGCCGACTCCGACGGCGCGCACATCCGCACGCTGCTGGCGACGCTGTTCTTCCGCTACATGCGTCCGATGGTGGAGGCCGGCCGCGTCTACACCGCCGTGCCGCCGCTGCACCGCTTCGAGCTGACGAACCCGAAGAAGGGGCAGGACAAGTACCTGTACACCTACAGCGACGCGGAGTACCAGCGGAAGACCGCCGAGCTGATGAAGAAGGGCGTCCGCTGGAAGGAGCCCCCGCAGCGTTACAAGGGTCTCGGTGAGATGGACGCCGACCAGTTGGCCGAAACCACCATGGACCCACGGCACCGCACGCTGCGCCGGATCACGGTCGACGACGTCGAGGCAGCCTCCCAGGTCTTCGACCTCCTGATGGGCAACGACGTAGCCCCACGCAAGGAGTTCATCGTTCAAGGCGCGTACGAACTGGACGAGAACCGCATCGACGTCTGA
- a CDS encoding amidase: protein MSDTTFPRTIADAATALRDGSLTSVQLAQHSIDQANKLDDKVGVYIARYDETMLEEAAKADAVLASGDEVRPLHGIPLGIKDIITTREGVTTAQSIVLDRSWGNGDAVVVARLREAGGLISGKLTTMEYACGVPDEAMPFPICRNPWDLDRWSGGSSSGTGSGIASDIFLGGLGTDTGGSIRIPAMFCGVSGLMPTSGRVPKSGCVPLGYSLDHIGPLARSARDCATMLSALAGYDASDATAIDTPVDDYVGALTGDLTGLTIGVDVTSGADNAPYVDPNLVPALEAAVAALRARGATVVELALPLFEEAIGMLWPINAGESFAYHMPDAQSRLQDYSFGVRAALAGGVMFSAADYVQAQRGRRVVQKAMRDEVFSKVDLVLTPAAFQGAISLAEMGPQNDIHTWFRAVNTPFWDLTGHPVISVPVGFTHDGLPLAMQLAGRPFQEATVLRAADAFQLDTNWHLRVPEIAK from the coding sequence ATGAGTGACACCACGTTCCCCCGCACGATCGCTGACGCCGCGACAGCTTTGCGTGACGGCTCGCTCACCAGCGTTCAGCTCGCCCAGCACTCGATCGACCAGGCGAACAAGCTCGACGACAAGGTCGGCGTCTACATCGCACGCTATGACGAGACGATGCTCGAGGAGGCCGCGAAGGCGGACGCAGTGCTCGCCTCTGGTGATGAGGTCCGCCCGCTCCACGGCATCCCGCTTGGCATCAAGGACATCATCACGACCCGGGAAGGGGTGACGACAGCTCAGTCCATCGTCCTGGACCGCTCCTGGGGGAACGGCGACGCCGTCGTCGTTGCACGGTTGCGGGAGGCCGGCGGACTCATCTCGGGCAAGCTCACCACGATGGAGTACGCCTGCGGCGTCCCTGACGAGGCGATGCCCTTCCCGATCTGTCGCAACCCATGGGACCTCGACCGCTGGTCGGGTGGCTCGTCGTCGGGCACCGGATCCGGGATCGCGTCAGACATCTTCCTCGGCGGGCTCGGCACGGACACCGGCGGATCCATCCGCATCCCTGCGATGTTCTGCGGGGTCTCAGGCCTGATGCCGACCTCGGGTCGAGTGCCGAAGTCGGGTTGTGTGCCTCTCGGTTACAGCCTCGACCACATCGGCCCGCTCGCACGATCGGCACGTGACTGCGCCACCATGCTCAGCGCCCTCGCGGGCTACGACGCCAGCGACGCGACGGCCATCGACACGCCAGTCGACGACTATGTCGGCGCGCTGACCGGAGACCTCACGGGCCTGACGATCGGCGTCGACGTCACCAGTGGCGCCGACAACGCGCCGTACGTCGACCCCAACCTCGTACCTGCGCTCGAGGCGGCGGTGGCGGCGCTCAGGGCTCGAGGCGCGACCGTTGTGGAACTCGCCCTCCCGCTCTTCGAGGAGGCGATCGGGATGCTCTGGCCGATCAACGCCGGTGAGTCGTTCGCCTATCACATGCCCGATGCCCAGAGTCGGCTCCAGGACTATTCGTTCGGTGTGAGGGCCGCGCTCGCCGGCGGCGTGATGTTCTCGGCCGCGGACTACGTCCAGGCCCAGCGTGGCCGGCGTGTGGTGCAGAAGGCGATGCGGGACGAGGTCTTCTCCAAGGTCGACCTTGTCCTCACGCCTGCTGCGTTCCAAGGCGCCATCTCCCTCGCGGAGATGGGGCCGCAGAACGACATACACACCTGGTTCCGAGCGGTGAACACGCCGTTCTGGGACCTCACGGGCCATCCGGTGATCAGCGTGCCGGTCGGCTTCACCCATGACGGCCTCCCGCTCGCCATGCAGTTGGCAGGCCGCCCGTTTCAAGAAGCGACCGTGCTCAGGGCCGCTGACGCCTTCCAGCTCGACACCAATTGGCACCTGCGGGTGCCCGAAATCGCAAAGTAG
- a CDS encoding LysE family translocator — protein MGIGRVAGFAGATVVLVGMPGPNNLYISLRSLTQGRRAGVVSALAVETGTLVYIVVTALGLATLVRASPALFTAITVAGAIYLAYLGLRLLVAPAAEHTAGIQAAPLGRIFRDGVVVNLLNPKAALFFLAFLPQFTTRGAGPDQLRTEMLLLGTGTLLIGITLDLCYALGTDAIGRRFRSARTTGRWRNRLVAGIYLALAVAAVLTV, from the coding sequence ATGGGGATCGGTCGGGTGGCGGGCTTCGCGGGTGCGACGGTGGTGCTGGTCGGGATGCCCGGGCCGAACAACCTCTACATCTCGCTGCGCAGTCTCACCCAGGGCCGGCGAGCAGGCGTCGTGTCGGCGCTCGCGGTCGAGACCGGGACGCTCGTCTACATCGTCGTCACCGCGCTCGGCCTGGCGACCTTGGTGCGGGCCTCCCCGGCGTTGTTCACCGCGATCACGGTCGCCGGGGCGATCTACCTCGCGTACCTCGGCCTCCGGCTGCTCGTGGCGCCGGCCGCCGAGCACACCGCCGGCATCCAGGCGGCGCCGCTCGGCCGGATCTTCCGCGACGGCGTCGTGGTCAACCTGCTGAACCCGAAGGCCGCCCTGTTCTTCCTGGCGTTCCTCCCGCAGTTCACCACCCGTGGCGCCGGACCCGACCAGCTCCGCACCGAGATGCTGCTGCTCGGCACCGGCACGCTGCTGATCGGCATCACGCTCGACCTCTGTTACGCACTCGGCACCGACGCGATCGGCCGCCGCTTCCGCTCGGCTCGTACGACGGGCCGCTGGCGGAACCGCCTCGTCGCAGGCATCTACCTGGCGCTCGCCGTGGCCGCCGTACTCACAGTGTGA
- a CDS encoding DUF7455 domain-containing protein yields the protein MTTALAPSSALSAADRCDRCGAQAYVRVTLTSGGELLFCAHHGREHSEKLRDIAITIHDETGRLEATPTVTVDDER from the coding sequence ATGACTACAGCACTCGCCCCGAGTTCGGCGCTGTCGGCCGCGGATCGTTGTGACCGCTGCGGTGCGCAGGCCTACGTCCGAGTCACCCTGACCAGCGGTGGGGAGCTTCTCTTCTGCGCCCACCACGGCCGGGAGCACTCGGAGAAACTGCGCGACATCGCGATCACCATCCACGACGAGACCGGTCGGCTCGAAGCCACCCCCACGGTCACCGTAGACGACGAGCGGTGA
- a CDS encoding isochorismatase family protein encodes MIDMQNGFVHPDGSLPTQGAALPNAAHVVAANAELLAQARSLGLPIIYTRHVFRPDDVEAPPALLAKHGDVVVAA; translated from the coding sequence GTGATCGACATGCAGAACGGATTCGTCCACCCGGACGGCTCCCTGCCAACGCAGGGTGCGGCCTTGCCCAACGCTGCGCACGTGGTCGCGGCCAACGCCGAACTGCTCGCCCAGGCACGGTCCCTCGGGCTACCGATCATCTACACCCGGCATGTCTTCCGCCCGGACGACGTCGAGGCGCCGCCTGCGTTGCTGGCAAAGCACGGCGACGTTGTCGTCGCGGCCTGA
- a CDS encoding aminotransferase-like domain-containing protein — translation MDRSGDAGALADLIGHRLTGRSGGLYRRLADELAALIGAAELPVGARLPAERRLAEALAVSRSTVVAAYDELRAHGLVESRRGSGTTVARAAGRGRSRADKRMPSGYGESLFHRITVGPGEVISLTYAVDPGLPELSSELAELASTDLPELLGHVGYHPRGLPVLRERIAEHFTGSGLPTSADEIVVTTGAHQAIALVTQMYLRNGAAVAIEQPSWPGCFDLFGAAGGRVVGVPLDDAGIRPDLLDAAFAEHQPAMLFVMPTFHNPTGRLMSAARRRQVAELAARHGVVVVEDNAYSAWDRAGPSVPPPLAAYAPEDAEVLTIGSVSKAVWGGLRIGWIRASRPLAERLARHKALADLGSPVIDQALTARLLPRLGELTAERARVATVRKKLMGELLTERLPEWEWSEPVGGSALWIRLPDTDARVFAQVALRHGVEVVAGQAMDPTGEHNDYLRVPFAYTEQVLDDAVTRLARAWQELRRHGPGPEVPVV, via the coding sequence GTGGACCGTTCTGGAGACGCGGGCGCGCTGGCCGACCTGATCGGCCACCGGCTGACCGGCCGCAGCGGCGGCCTGTACCGGCGGCTGGCCGACGAGCTCGCCGCGCTGATCGGTGCCGCAGAGCTCCCGGTCGGTGCCCGGCTGCCCGCGGAGCGCCGGCTGGCCGAGGCGCTCGCGGTCAGCCGCTCGACAGTCGTCGCGGCGTACGACGAACTTCGCGCCCACGGCCTGGTGGAGAGCCGGCGCGGCAGCGGTACGACGGTCGCCCGCGCCGCCGGCCGCGGGCGTTCACGAGCGGACAAGCGGATGCCGTCCGGGTACGGCGAATCGCTGTTCCACCGCATCACGGTCGGCCCCGGCGAGGTGATCTCGCTGACGTACGCCGTGGATCCCGGACTGCCCGAGCTCTCGTCGGAACTGGCCGAGCTGGCGTCGACCGACCTGCCGGAGCTGCTCGGCCATGTCGGGTACCACCCGCGGGGACTGCCGGTACTGCGGGAGCGGATCGCCGAGCACTTCACCGGATCGGGGCTGCCCACGTCCGCGGACGAGATCGTGGTGACCACCGGCGCCCACCAGGCGATCGCGCTGGTCACGCAGATGTACCTGCGCAACGGCGCCGCGGTCGCGATCGAGCAGCCGAGCTGGCCGGGGTGCTTCGACCTGTTCGGCGCGGCCGGCGGGCGGGTGGTCGGCGTACCGCTGGACGATGCGGGCATCCGGCCGGACCTGCTCGATGCGGCGTTCGCGGAGCACCAGCCGGCGATGCTGTTCGTGATGCCGACGTTCCACAACCCGACCGGCCGGTTGATGTCCGCGGCGCGCCGGCGACAGGTGGCGGAGCTGGCCGCTCGGCACGGGGTGGTGGTGGTCGAGGACAACGCGTACTCGGCGTGGGATCGGGCCGGCCCGTCGGTGCCTCCGCCGTTGGCGGCGTACGCGCCGGAGGACGCGGAGGTGCTCACGATCGGGTCGGTGTCGAAGGCTGTGTGGGGCGGGCTGCGGATCGGCTGGATCCGGGCGTCACGTCCGTTGGCGGAGCGGCTGGCGCGGCACAAGGCGCTGGCCGATCTGGGGAGCCCGGTGATCGATCAGGCGCTGACGGCACGGTTGCTGCCGAGACTCGGTGAGCTGACGGCGGAGCGGGCGCGCGTGGCGACGGTACGGAAGAAGTTGATGGGGGAGTTGCTGACCGAACGGCTGCCGGAATGGGAGTGGTCTGAACCGGTCGGCGGTTCGGCGTTGTGGATCCGGTTGCCGGACACCGATGCCCGGGTGTTCGCCCAGGTGGCGTTGCGGCACGGCGTGGAGGTGGTGGCCGGGCAGGCGATGGACCCGACCGGCGAGCACAACGACTACTTACGCGTCCCGTTCGCGTACACAGAGCAAGTGCTTGATGATGCGGTGACCCGGTTGGCGCGGGCGTGGCAGGAACTGCGCCGGCATGGCCCGGGTCCCGAAGTACCTGTGGTGTAA
- a CDS encoding amidase, whose protein sequence is MTSDTMLTLSEAAVALRTGETTSVGLVQNAIAVADAHDDAVGMFIDRYTDRALAAATAADADLAAGRLVGPLHGLPLGIKDIITTADGPTTAQSLVHDPSSFTGDAVVVQRLKQAGGIIMGKLTTMEFAIGAPDETKPFPVPRNAWSLDHWAGGSSSGSGSSVALGAVLGALGTDTGGSIRIPAAFNGITGLMPTYGRVPKSGCVPLGFTLDHIGPMARSAEDCALMLDVLAGPDSSDPTTLDVPVADYSGALTGDLTGLKIGVDKLARVAGDDADPALDQAWNAALEVLAGRGAEIVGMEIPYYQAMATADFVNMLGEALAYHLPDLQAKWSDYGAATRLILAQGAFYSAADYVQAARARRVGVRAITDLFSTVDVIATPTASTGATSFADLDSRGVVRAMSAIHTGYWDSTGNPVLTVPFGFTGPGLPLGLQFAGRPFDEATLLRIGDAFQSVTDFHLQAPALLDQELAA, encoded by the coding sequence ATGACCAGCGACACCATGCTCACGTTGTCCGAGGCCGCAGTCGCGCTCCGCACAGGTGAGACGACCTCAGTCGGACTCGTCCAGAACGCGATCGCCGTAGCCGACGCACACGACGATGCGGTGGGGATGTTCATCGACCGCTACACCGACCGGGCTTTGGCGGCCGCAACTGCCGCGGATGCGGACCTTGCGGCCGGCAGGTTGGTGGGTCCGCTCCACGGCCTTCCGCTGGGGATCAAGGACATCATCACCACCGCCGACGGCCCGACCACCGCGCAGTCCCTCGTCCACGACCCGTCCTCGTTCACCGGTGACGCAGTCGTCGTCCAGCGACTCAAGCAGGCCGGCGGCATCATCATGGGGAAACTCACCACGATGGAGTTCGCGATCGGTGCGCCCGACGAGACCAAGCCGTTCCCGGTGCCCCGCAACGCATGGTCGCTGGACCACTGGGCCGGTGGTTCGAGCTCCGGGTCAGGCAGCTCGGTCGCGCTCGGCGCCGTCCTCGGTGCGCTCGGCACTGACACGGGCGGCTCTATCCGGATCCCCGCGGCGTTCAACGGAATCACGGGCCTGATGCCGACGTACGGACGAGTCCCGAAGTCTGGCTGTGTGCCGCTCGGCTTCACTCTCGACCACATCGGCCCGATGGCGCGCAGCGCCGAGGACTGTGCGCTCATGCTCGACGTCCTCGCTGGTCCGGACAGCTCCGACCCCACGACCCTCGACGTGCCCGTGGCCGACTACAGCGGGGCATTGACGGGCGATCTGACCGGTCTCAAGATCGGAGTCGACAAGCTCGCCCGGGTGGCCGGTGACGACGCTGATCCGGCCTTGGATCAGGCATGGAACGCCGCGCTCGAGGTCCTTGCCGGCCGCGGCGCGGAGATCGTCGGGATGGAGATCCCGTACTACCAGGCCATGGCCACTGCGGACTTCGTGAACATGCTCGGCGAGGCCTTGGCCTATCACCTGCCAGACCTGCAGGCGAAGTGGTCCGACTACGGCGCAGCGACCCGTCTCATCCTTGCCCAGGGCGCCTTCTACAGTGCGGCCGACTATGTCCAGGCCGCCCGCGCCCGAAGGGTAGGGGTCAGGGCGATCACCGATCTGTTCTCGACCGTCGACGTGATCGCCACGCCAACGGCCAGCACCGGAGCTACATCGTTTGCCGATCTGGACAGCCGCGGTGTCGTGCGGGCCATGAGCGCGATCCACACCGGCTACTGGGACAGCACCGGCAACCCGGTGCTGACCGTTCCGTTCGGCTTCACCGGTCCGGGCCTCCCGCTCGGGCTCCAGTTCGCGGGCCGGCCGTTCGACGAGGCGACCCTCCTGCGGATCGGCGACGCCTTCCAGTCGGTGACCGATTTCCACCTCCAGGCGCCGGCCCTTCTAGATCAGGAGCTCGCAGCATGA